The region GTAAAGTGCTATAGCAGTTTCAATTTGTTGTGTCGAATACATGACATGTATCGAGTGTCAAACTGTCCAAGTTTTTGTCCGCACCCCCTTTCCTTTAATAGGTCTGAAATATACAAATAGACTATTAACTTGTGATTAGTGATATTAAATAATTAATAGTTCCATTTTCAATCAATATATAGAGACCGAGTCCAATAAACACGACAGGTACAATTACTTTTTCGTACTTTTCCACAGTCTCTCCGATAGCAGAAATTGAGGCGAGATTTTGAGATAATTTGCATAGAATCAAAATCCCTAAGGCAAATATTACTAAACTTATACTAATCTCAATCAAACTCTTTCCTGTAAAATAGGGGATATAAATTCCTAAATTATCTCCACCCATTGCTACTGTTAAACTTGTAAATGCTAAGATTTTTGATCCATCTCCGGTAATTTTTCCCTCGATATCTTCTTCATCAATATCTTCATCCACAAAAATTGCTCTTATACCAAGACCTAGCGGAATTAGGCCAAGGAGTCCGATAATCCAATCTTGTGGAATAAAATTTAAAAAGTAAGCGGCAATAAGACTAGCCAGTACAAGCAGTCCTGTACCTAAATACTGCCCTACATAAATTGATTTCAAACCTTTCTTTCCTTGACTAGCGAATAAAATAGTCAAAACAACTAAGTAGTCAATGGATGTAGAAACAAAAACTAATAAAGCGGATACTATTGTTTCCATTATTTCTCCTCGTATTATTAGATTTGTAGTTTTTATAGACCCTCAGCAAGGTCTTATAATCTCTAACAGACGCTGTGGATTAGTATTTATCTCCTAACGCATAGACGTTTTAAGAAAGGCAATAACCACAGCCGTTTGTTTAAGCGGTAATTAGTTAGATAACGCATGACGTTTTATGTAGCACGAGGTTACGTGAGAACAAACAAGTCTGTGGGGCAATACAGTGTCTAATTTTTTACTGGAGGTCTGCTATGTTTTACGCAGGAATTGATGTAGCCATGGATAAACACGACTGTGTTATCCTAGATGCTAATGGCAAGTGTTTCATTGAAGTATTTACCTTCAAGAACAGTCGTGACGGTTTTGAACAGCTCATGAAGGTGCTCCATTCCTGTTCTAAGAAACCAACCAACATAAAAGTAGGGCTTGAATCGACAGGTCACTACAGCGATAATCTTCTGGCTTTCTTGAACAGTGTCGGTTACAAGCCCATTCTGCTCAACCCGTTACATACCAATCTTTTCAGAAAAGGTCAGAACCTTAGAAAGACGAAAACTGATCACGTCGATGCGCATACCATTGCCACTATGCTGAGAATCGAAGATCTCAAGTCCTACTCACAGCCATTTTACCATTTATCCGAACTAAAATCACTAACCCGTTATCGAGCGACCCTTGTTGCCGATTGCTCTAGTAAGAAAGTTTCTCTCGTCAGACTTTGCCAAATTCTCTTTCCCGAACTGAAGAGCCTCGTTCCCAGTCTTCACATGAATTCTGTATACCAACTTCTCTCAGAGTTACCCTCTGCTGACAAAATTGCCAACTGTAATCTCACACATCTCATTCATCTTCTTGCATCAGCTTCAAAGGGACATTACGGCCGCGTTAAGGCTCTTTCCATAAGAGATGCTGCTTGTTCTTCCATCGGTATAAAAAGCTGAGTAAAAGAATTGGAACTCCAACAAACTATAGCTCTTATTCAAGTCTATCAACAGCAAATTGAAGAGATAGAGTCAGAGATCAATGAGCTCATGAGTAAGATCGACAGTCCCATTACTTCTGTCCCTGGTATCGCCAACAAAATGGCTGCCGTCATTATCAGTGAGACCAACAACTTCAAGGATTTCAATTCTGCTGAGCAGGTTCTTGCTTATGCAGGACTGGATCCCTCTGTTTACCAGTCGGGACAGCTTACTTCTACGCATTCTAAAATGGTGAAAAGAGGTTCAAAATACCTGCGCTATGCCATCTTTAATGCTACTAAATACGTATGTCATTGGGACTCAACGTTCAATGCGTATTTAGCAAAGAAACGGGCAGAAGGTAAACCCTACAATGTTGCTGTCTCCCATGCTGCCAAGAAACTCACTCGCGTTCTCTTTCATTTGGTGAAAGCAAACGTTGCCTTTATTCCTCTGGCTTAAACCGCTACCTTATACGACTTATTTGCCAAGCACCTCGTGGTGCTTATTTCGTTATGCAATTATCAAGGTTCTTTTTATCCGATTTGCATTTCTGCATTTTCATGCTTTTTCTTCTTGACTTTTAATAGTTAGTCTTTCTTTGTTCTATTTTATGCTATCTTCCAGCTGACAGCACTGCGTCTGCCGGAAACAAAGTTCCTATAAATTCCATCTTCCCGAATCAGTGATTCATGCGTGCCCTGCTGCACGATCCTGCCTTTATCGATCACGATGATCTGATCCGCATGACGAACGGTCTTCAATCTGTGTGCGATCATAATGATCGTCTTTTCTCTGGTCAAATTTTCAATGGCCTGCGTAAGCTCCTTTTCGTTTTCTGGATCAACATTGGCAGTTGCTTCGTCCAGAATAATGATCGGAGCATCTTTCATGATCGCTCTGGCTATGGCGATCCGCTGTTTTTCACCGCCGGAAAGCGTTGCGCCACCTTCTCCGATCATAGTTTCATACCCATCAGGAAGTCCCATGATAAAGTCGTGCGCGGAAGCTTTCTTTGCAGCTTCGATTACATCTTTCATCGGTGCATCCGGCCTTCCAAATCGGATATTGTTCGCAATGGTATCCTCAAACAGATAGACCCTCTGGAAGACAAAGCTGAAATTCTCCATCAAAGAATCGAAGCTGTAATCCTTGACATCTTTTCCTCCAAGCGTCACCTTTCCGTCCTGTACATCCCAGAATCTGGCAATCAGAGATGTAACCGTGGTTTTGCCGCCTCCGGAGGGTCCGACAATTGCTGTCGTTGTCTTTTCCTTGATGTCAAGTGTGAGATCATCGATAATCTTTCTGTTCTCATAGGCAAAGCTTACATGGTCAAGATGGATATCGTGATTTTCCGGCTTAATATCCTCACCGTTAATGTCCATCTGCTGTACGGAAAGAATCTCATTGGCAAGGTCAACACACCTTCCGATCACTCTCAGAAGTGCTGTGTATACGCCTGCCAGATCCAGCATTTCAAACAGGATAAAGGAACAAAGCAGCATTGTGATCGTGTAATTCAGTGCCATCGTTCCGTTTATGCAGAAGTAAACGGATGCTCCTGCAATCACCACACCCGTCAGCTTGCACACAAGCTGCTGAAGGCCTACCATGGGGATCGCCGCAGTCTCGGCGCTGATATCCGCTTTTCTTTTTCGATCGATTGCTTTTTCCAGTCTGCTGTTGTTCGCGCTCACCAGATTGTAATTACGGATTTCGGCAATCCCCTGAATATATTCAAGCACTACGCCGACCATATCCTTATCTGCCTGAAGCTTCTCCTCCGCAACTCTCGCTACGTTTCTGTTGGTGAATATATTGACCACGCAGAAAACGACAATGCCAATCAATCCGATCACTGCGATACGCACATCAAACGCAAACAGCCCGATACCGATGATGACCGTAGTTATGGAGCCTTGTAAAATCATCATGACGGCACGTGTCGCGATATCCCCCAGCTGCTCCATAGAATTTGTAGTGACAGATGTGATGTGACCGAGACTGGTGTCGTTGAAGTACCCCATCGGGAGGTATCTCAAATGCTCCCCGATCTCGATTCGCTTACCGGCCGCCGTATTATATCCGGCCTCCGTCTGCATCATCTGTGAATAGCGGTTGATGATCATCTTTCCCACTGTGGAGATCAGCATGAGACCAATAACGACCAGGATCTCCTTTGTCCCTATGTCCCTGTTCAGAACCGCCGTCACAGTAAAGAACGCAGCAGGGATCTTCATAGCGGTAAAGACAGCGTCCAACACACCCAGCGCTAGGGCCTTATAAAACTTATTCCTGTTCTCCGTATTGCAGAAATCGAAGAACTTCTTCAGCATTTTAAGCATGGGCAACCTCCTCTCTGACAGCGGATGCCGTATAATCCGTGTCCGCGTCTCTTGCCTCGCTGTGGGCCTCCCACATCTTCTGATAAAGCGGACAGCCTGCAATAAGCTCGTTGTGCGTTCCTGCCGCCTCTATATTTCCCTCATTTACGACAAAGATCTTATCGGC is a window of Amygdalobacter nucleatus DNA encoding:
- a CDS encoding ABC transporter ATP-binding protein, encoding MLKMLKKFFDFCNTENRNKFYKALALGVLDAVFTAMKIPAAFFTVTAVLNRDIGTKEILVVIGLMLISTVGKMIINRYSQMMQTEAGYNTAAGKRIEIGEHLRYLPMGYFNDTSLGHITSVTTNSMEQLGDIATRAVMMILQGSITTVIIGIGLFAFDVRIAVIGLIGIVVFCVVNIFTNRNVARVAEEKLQADKDMVGVVLEYIQGIAEIRNYNLVSANNSRLEKAIDRKRKADISAETAAIPMVGLQQLVCKLTGVVIAGASVYFCINGTMALNYTITMLLCSFILFEMLDLAGVYTALLRVIGRCVDLANEILSVQQMDINGEDIKPENHDIHLDHVSFAYENRKIIDDLTLDIKEKTTTAIVGPSGGGKTTVTSLIARFWDVQDGKVTLGGKDVKDYSFDSLMENFSFVFQRVYLFEDTIANNIRFGRPDAPMKDVIEAAKKASAHDFIMGLPDGYETMIGEGGATLSGGEKQRIAIARAIMKDAPIIILDEATANVDPENEKELTQAIENLTREKTIIMIAHRLKTVRHADQIIVIDKGRIVQQGTHESLIREDGIYRNFVSGRRSAVSWKIA
- a CDS encoding CadD family cadmium resistance transporter, translated to METIVSALLVFVSTSIDYLVVLTILFASQGKKGLKSIYVGQYLGTGLLVLASLIAAYFLNFIPQDWIIGLLGLIPLGLGIRAIFVDEDIDEEDIEGKITGDGSKILAFTSLTVAMGGDNLGIYIPYFTGKSLIEISISLVIFALGILILCKLSQNLASISAIGETVEKYEKVIVPVVFIGLGLYILIENGTINYLISLITS